A single window of Nicotiana sylvestris chromosome 5, ASM39365v2, whole genome shotgun sequence DNA harbors:
- the LOC138869504 gene encoding uncharacterized protein, whose amino-acid sequence MGSLAYISVSERLLASNIHALTNQFVRLDFSEPKRVLASMVSRSSLYDHIRERQYDDPYLIVLKNMVQHDDAKEISIGDDGVLWMQSRICVPNVDGLRELILEEVKYEHQRLGGLLRSLEIPEWKWEHIIVDFTSQFWRALQQELGTHVELTRIFHPQIDGKSECTIQILEDMLRACVMDFGDSFDKFKLIQDRLHTAQSRQKIYVDRNVRDVAYIVEEKVLLRVSPMKSVMRFRKNSKLSPRYIGPFEVLEKIGEVAYKHALPPSLSSVHPVFHVSIIRRYYGDPSHVLDFSTVQ is encoded by the exons atgggtagccttgcatatatttctgtcagtgagagactgcttgcatcAAATATTCATGCCTTGACCAATCAGTTTGTAAGGTTAGATTTCTCAGAGCCTAAACGAGTTTTAGCTAGCATGGTTTcccggtcttctttatatgatcacatcagagagcgtcaATATGACGACCCCTATTTGATTGTCCTTAAGAACAtggttcagcacgatgatgccaaagAGAtttctattggagatgatggggtgttgtgGATGCAgagtcggatttgtgtacccaatgtggatgggttacgtgagttgattcttgaggag gtgaagtacgagcatcagaggctggGCGGTTTGCTTCGGAGccttgagattcctgagtggaaatgggagcataTCATTGTGGAC ttcacatcgcagttttggagagcatTGCAGCAAGAGTTAGGCACACATGTTGAGTTGACTAGAATATTCCACCCTCAGATCGACGGAAAGTCCGAGtgcaccattcagatattggaggatatgttacgcgCTTGTGTTATGGATTTCGGG GATTCTTTTGACAAGTTCAAGTTGATTCAAGATCGGCTTCACACGgcacagtctagacagaagatTTACGTTGATCGGAATGTCCGTGATGTTGCCTATATAGTGGAAGAGAAGGTATTACTCAGAGTTTCACCCATGAAAAGTGTTATGAGGTTCAGGAAGAAtagcaagttgagccctcggtatattggcccttttgaggtgcttgagaagattggagaggtggcctacaaACATGCATTGCCACCTAGTCTATCGAGTgttcacccagtgtttcatgtttccATAATTCGTAGGTACTAcggtgatccatctcatgttttggacttcagcacagttcagtgA